CGCTACGAAGCTCGGGCTGAAATTGGCCGACTACTTCGTGACCGAGGCTGGCTTCGGCGCCGAGCTGGGCGCGGAGAAGTTCATGGACATCAAGTGTCGCCTGGCGGGCCTGCGCCCAAGAAGTATCGCGTCAAAAGCCGTCAAGCGCCCGCT
This Acetomicrobium sp. S15 = DSM 107314 DNA region includes the following protein-coding sequences:
- a CDS encoding formate--tetrahydrofolate ligase; this encodes MTEAGFGAELGAEKFMDIKCRLAGLRPRSIASKAVKRPLAPRWGT